In Camelina sativa cultivar DH55 chromosome 16, Cs, whole genome shotgun sequence, a single window of DNA contains:
- the LOC104752943 gene encoding lysine-specific histone demethylase 1 homolog 1, with amino-acid sequence MSADTKETRPEDPDTQPNVDLPAEEQPLGKLTADEENVSDASVTETDLSLSPSQSEQNLEEDGQNSLGDDQSPLTELQPQPLPLPPPPPPIIETRISESLGEEESSDLVTEQQSQNPNAPEPNNPRARKRRRRKRFFTEVNSNPAFSRNRRTSVGKEVDCEALIAMSVGFPVNSLTEEEIEANVVSIIGGKDQANYIVVRNHIIALWRSNVSNWLTRDHALESIRAEHKTLVHTAYSFLLEHGYINFGLAPVIKEAKLRSFDGVEPPNVVVVGAGLAGLVAARQLLSMGFRVLVLEGRDRPGGRVKTRKMKGGDGVEAMADVGGSVLTGINGNPLGVLARQLGLPLHKVRDICPLYLPSGELVDVGVDSKIEASFNKLLDRVCKLRQSMIEENKSVDVPLGEALETFRLVYGVAEDQQERMLLDWHLANLEYANATLLGNLSMAYWDQDDPYEMGGDHCFIPGGNEIFIHALAENLPVFYGNTVESIRYGSNGVLVYAGDKEFRCDMALCTVPLGVLKKGAIEFHPELPQKKKEAIQRLGYGLLNKVAMLFPHNFWGEEIDTFGRLTEDSTTRGEFFLFYSYSSVSGGPLLVALVAGDAAERFETLSPTDSVKRVLQILRGIYHPKGIVVPDPVQALCSRWGQDKFSYGSYSYVAVGSSGDDYDILAESVGDGRVFFAGEATNRQYPATMHGAFLSGMREAANILRVARRRISSLASNPNQTCIDKEEEEADEEEDSCLEHLFETPDLSFGNFSVLFTPNSDEPESMSLLRVRIQTVKLELGVWFYGLVTRKQAVELSELEGDELRNEYLREKLGFILVERKSLSQEGESMISSLKAARLNRQIFD; translated from the coding sequence ATGTCGGCAGATACTAAAGAAACCCGACCCGAAGACCCGGATACCCAACCTAACGTGGATCTACCCGCTGAAGAACAGCCTCTCGGAAAGCTTACCGCCGACGAAGAAAACGTTTCCGATGCTTCTGTGACGGAGACTGACCTCTCGCTCTCCCCTAGTCAATCAGAGCAAAACCTTGAAGAAGACGGCCAAAACTCACTCGGTGATGACCAATCGCCATTAACGGAGCTTCAACCCCagcctcttcctcttcctcctcctcctccaccaataATAGAAACAAGAATCTCAGAATCTCTCGGTGAAGAAGAATCTTCCGATCTGGTAACGGAGCAacaatctcaaaaccctaacGCGCCGGAGCCTAATAATCCTAGGGCAAGAAAACGACGCCGTAGAAAGCGTTTCTTCACTGAGGTTAACTCGAACCCAGCTTTCTCAAGAAACCGCCGCACTAGCGTCGGCAAAGAGGTTGATTGCGAAGCCCTAATCGCAATGTCCGTAGGGTTTCCGGTTAATTCGCTCACGGAGGAAGAAATCGAAGCTAATGTGGTTTCCATCATCGGAGGTAAAGATCAAGCGAACTACATCGTCGTGAGGAATCACATCATCGCTCTGTGGCGATCGAATGTATCGAATTGGCTAACGCGAGATCATGCGCTTGAGTCTATACGTGCTGAACACAAAACCTTGGTTCATACGGCTTATAGTTTCCTTCTTGAGCATGGTTACATTAATTTCGGGCTTGCTCCGGTTATCAAAGAGGCGAAATTGAGGTCTTTTGATGGCGTTGAGCCTCCTAACGTTGTGGTTGTTGGAGCTGGTTTAGCTGGTTTGGTTGCTGCTAGACAGTTGTTGTCAATGGGGTTTAGGGTATTGGTTCTTGAAGGTAGAGATAGACCAGGTGGGCGTGTTAAGACTCGGAAGATGAAAGGTGGTGATGGTGTTGAAGCAATGGCTGATGTTGGTGGAAGTGTTCTCACTGGAATTAATGGGAATCCGCTTGGGGTTTTGGCTAGGCAGCTTGGTTTGCCTCTTCATAAGGTTAGAGATATTTGCCCTCTGTATCTCCCTAGTGGGGAGCTTGTTGATGTTGGTGTTGATTCTAAGATTGAGGCATCGTTTAATAAGTTGTTAGATAGGGTTTGTAAGCTTAGACAGTCGATGATAGAGGAGAATAAATCAGTAGATGTGCCGTTGGGAGAAGCGCTTGAGACGTTTCGATTGGTTTATGGGGTTGCCGAGGATCAGCAAGAGAGAATGCTTTTAGATTGGCATTTAGCAAACTTGGAGTATGCAAATGCTACATTGTTGGGGAATCTGTCAATGGCGTATTGGGATCAAGATGATCCGTATGAGATGGGTGGTGATCATTGTTTTATTCCAGGTGGGAACGAGATATTTATACATGCTTTGGCGGAGAATCTTCCGGTTTTCTATGGGAACACTGTCGAGAGCATCAGATATGGAAGCAATGGGGTTTTGGTTTATGCTGGGGACAAGGAGTTTCGCTGTGATATGGCTCTTTGCACAGTTCCGTTAGGTGTTCTGAAGAAAGGTGCCATCGAGTTTCACCCGGAGCTtcctcagaagaagaaggaagcaatTCAGAGACTGGGGTACGGATTGTTAAACAAAGTAGCGATGTTGTTTCCACATAACTTTTGGGGCGAAGAGATTGATACTTTTGGACGGTTAACCGAAGATTCGACCACGAGAGGAGAGTTCTTCTTGTTTTACAGCTACTCTTCAGTCTCCGGTGGACCATTACTTGTAGCACTTGTAGCTGGAGATGCTGCAGAAAGATTCGAGACATTGTCGCCTACTGATTCCGTTAAACGGGTCTTGCAGATACTACGCGGAATATATCACCCGAAAGGAATCGTTGTTCCTGATCCGGTTCAAGCTCTCTGTTCCAGATGGGGCCAAGACAAGTTTTCATATGGTTCTTACTCATATGTTGCGGTCGGATCATCAGGAGATGATTACGACATTTTAGCTGAGAGTGTCGGTGACGGAAGAGTGTTCTTTGCAGGTGAAGCTACTAACAGACAATATCCAGCTACAATGCACGGAGCATTCTTAAGTGGGATGAGAGAAGCAGCAAACATACTTAGAGTTGCTAGAAGAAGAATATCATCGTTGGCTTCAAATCCTAACCAGACCTGCAtcgacaaagaagaagaagaggcagacgaagaagaagacagctGCTTGGAACATTTATTCGAGACACCCGATCTGTCATTCGGGAATTTCTCGGTGTTGTTTACTCCGAATTCGGATGAACCTGAATCCATGTCATTGTTGAGAGTGAGGATCCAAACGGTGAAACTCGAATTGGGTGTTTGGTTTTACGGCTTAGTGACAAGGAAGCAAGCGGTTGAGCTTAGTGAGTTGGAGGGAGATGAGTTGAGAAATGAGTACTTGCGTGAAAAGTTAGGGTTTATTCTCGTGGAAAGGAAGAGTCTTTCTCAAGAAGGTGAATCGATGATCTCTTCGCTCAAAGCTGCCAGATTGAATCGACAGATCTTTGATTAG
- the LOC104752948 gene encoding peptidyl-tRNA hydrolase ICT1, mitochondrial-like has protein sequence MAAVRTMTNMILREFIHHPLLLHSSSKSCQSLLPCLRLTPRIVPIHSISRFGSIRCAAASTSGGSVGDRKVSSRLSQVQQMLHEAEERASSAGDEPTPQITLDHVTLNFARSGGPGGQNVNKLNTKVDMRFNVKNAYWLSDRIRQKILLTEKNRINKDGELVISSTKTRTQKGNIDDALEKLQAIIDAASYVPPPPSEEQKKKIVKMAAKADNKRLKSKKVLSDKKSARRSRGSYDD, from the exons ATGGCGGCAGTCAGAACGATGACGAACATGATTCTACGCGAGTTCATCCATCATCCACTTCTCCTTCACTCTTCATCTAAATCGTGTCAATCCCTTTTGCCATGTCTCCGTCTCACTCCCCGAATCGTTCCAATCCACTCTATTTCCCGATTCGGATCCATCCGTTGTGCGGCGGCGTCGACCTCCGGTGGAAGCGTTGGTGATCGGAAAGTTTCTTCACGGTTGTCACAGGTTCAACAGATGCTTCATGAAGCAGAGGAAAGAGCTAGTTCCGCTGGCGATGAGCCTACGCCTCAAATCACTCTAG ACCATGTTACACTTAACTTTGCTAGAAGCGGTGGTCCTGGAGGCCAGAATGTGAACAAAT TGAATACCAAAGTTGATATGCGCTTCAATGTGAAAAACGCCTACTGGCTAAGTGACAGGATCAGACAGAAAATCTTACTGACG GAGAAGAATAGGATCAACAAGGACGGTGAACTTGTGATTTCTTCAACCAAAACCAGAACGCAGAA AGGCAACATTGACGATGCACTTGAAAAACTACAG GCGATAATTGATGCGGCTTCATATGTTCCACCTCCACCATcagaagaacagaagaagaaaattgtgAAGAT GGCTGCAAAGGCTGACAACAAACGACTTAAAAGCAAGAAAGTTCTTTCGGACAAGAAATCTGCGAGAAGAAGCCGTGGTAGTTACGATGATTAA
- the LOC104752938 gene encoding uncharacterized protein LOC104752938, producing MGNCCVSSGTTDEENENVPDKNTTIVEEETVVKEVLSETTLLTPSSSFHASTIREPVKTKIREDDEKTKPGFLKSGSDPVMIRPGSIDHEEGSEVSEICSLSLSESVSSTVVTNGYDEEDVMMKQRKSQRSPAKTRTRVTGNNNYPTRRTDQSPRKRNNGTCNGARYGSGVRDPGERSGRRSRSPATNRSVMDPNQNSRVGGARTRKNNQSPGRVREDPNKNGLDQEQHQNYGYTTEELLENPLVSLECFIFL from the coding sequence ATGGGCAATTGCTGCGTCAGCTCCGGCACCACTGATGAGGAAAACGAGAATGTTCCCGACAAGAACACGACCATTGTCGAAGAAGAGACAGTAGTCAAAGAAGTCTTGTCTGAGACAACTTTGTTAACTCCTTCCTCTAGTTTCCACGCTTCGACGATCAGAGAGCCGGTGAAGACGAAGATacgagaagatgatgagaagacAAAACCCGGGTTCTTGAAATCTGGTTCAGACCCGGTTATGATCCGACCCGGTTCGATTGATCATGAAGAAGGCTCGGAGGTTTCGGAGATTTGTAGCTTGAGTCTGAGTGAGAGTGTGTCTTCGACGGTCGTGACGAATGGTTACGATGAGGAGGACGTgatgatgaaacagaggaagtctCAGAGATCTCCGGCGAAGACTCGGACCCGGGTCACGGGTAATAATAATTACCCGACCCGGAGAACAGATCAATCTCCACGTAAGAGAAACAACGGTACGTGTAATGGAGCGAGATACGGGTCGGGTGTGAGAGACCCGGGTGAGAGATCCGGAAGAAGGTCGAGATCGCCGGCGACGAATAGATCGGTGATGGATCCGAATCAGAATAGTCGGGTGGGTGGGGCGAGGACTAGGAAGAACAATCAGTCTCCGGGTCGAGTTAGAGAAGATCCGAATAAAAACGGGTTGGATCAAGAGCAGCATCAGAATTACGGTTATACCACTGAGGAATTGTTAGAGAACCCGCTTGTTTCGTTAGAGTGTTTCATATTTCTCtga
- the LOC104752949 gene encoding uncharacterized protein LOC104752949, giving the protein MKLTWSPETASKAYIDTVKSCENLGTPGAAELVAAMAAGWNATLIVETWSEGETIAISIGLNVASQHTNARHICIVPNARSQTAYLQAMTEQSCSKLPETIIMNEEEEELEHTMQILQAIDFLVVDWDQKDFAANVLRNAAFGSRGAVVVCRSGYRRSTSCFSWTKAFSDRKVVRTVTLPVSGGLEIAHVAAARSSGKSDNNNKRKWIKHIDQRSGEEHVIRK; this is encoded by the exons atgaaattgaCTTGGTCACCGGAAACTGCATCAAAGGCTTACATCGACACTGTTAAATCG TGTGAGAATCTTGGAACACCGGGAGCAGCCGAGCTAGTGGCAGCGATGGCGGCGGGATGGAACGCGACTCTAATTGTGGAAACATGGTCAGAAGGAGAAACCATAGCCATAAGTATTGGCTTAAACGTAGCGAGTCAACACACAAACGCAAGACACATTTGTATCGTACCAAACGCAAGATCACAAACTGCTTATCTTCAAGCCATGACAGAACAGTCTTGCTCAAAGTTGCCGGAGACGATCATTATgaacgaggaagaagaagagttggagCATACGATGCAGATTCTACAAGCAATTGATTTCTTGGTAGTTGACTGGGATCAGAAGGATTTCGCAGCAAACGTATTGAGAAACGCTGCGTTTGGAAGCAGAGGAGCGGTAGTGGTCTGCAGAAGTGGTTACCGAAGAAGCACTTCGTGTTTCAGTTGGACAAAAGCATTTAGTGACCGGAAAGTTGTGAGAACGGTTACACTTCCGGTTTCCGGTGGTCTAGAAATCGCTCATGTTGCCGCAGCAAGAAGCTCTGGGAAGAGTGAtaacaacaataaaagaaaatggatCAAGCATATTGATCAAAGATCAGGAGAAGAACATGTTATtcgaaagtaa